The following coding sequences lie in one Arthrobacter sp. PGP41 genomic window:
- a CDS encoding primosomal protein N', translating into MPVAKVLVESSLPHLDRLFDYGVPEALDESAKPGVRVKVKFNGQDLNGFIMERVAESDAGHTLVPLAKIVSPVPVLTPAVRELATSVAARYAGTVSDVLRVAVPPRVARLEKEFAATEQNGAADPVDAAQPVDTAGAAPGSDQPSGSGTDRFAASAWASYRNGLPFLRHLAGGGSPRAVLNPLKGFGAGGWPDLLAEAVAAAYAAGRGAVVVVPDYRDLDRLEDALRTLVPENAVARLTADDGPTPRYRSFLNLLAGTARVAIGTRSAAFAPVKDLGLVACWDDGDDLHIEQRAPYAHAREVLLLRAEQEGTACLLAGHARSTESQRLVEAGWALAVEADRPEVRRTVPRVVNTADSFEQERDPLARIARLPGAAWRAAKEGLERGPVLVQVARAGYAPSLACETCREPARCGTCQGPLAVAGASGTSAMPQCRWCSTPAPDWHCGHCGGRRLRKGATGAIRTAEELGRAFPGKTVITSSGDHVKAAVGPGKALVVATVGAEPVAPGGYAAALLLDGDSLLRRETLRAGEDTVRRWFNAAVLVRPAQDGGVVVVTAADTAAVGALLRWDPAGYAHRELSLRSELQLPPAVRIASATGPRAAVEQYTAAVAAELGSAGIALRTAGPAPVVLHGPPSSRRSVEDVRTLLFFPYGQAATVTRVLRVARAAAAAKRSAEPFQLRLDGVDVL; encoded by the coding sequence ATGCCCGTGGCCAAGGTGCTGGTGGAATCCTCCCTTCCGCACCTGGACAGGCTTTTCGACTATGGGGTTCCGGAGGCCCTCGACGAATCCGCCAAGCCGGGGGTCCGGGTCAAGGTCAAATTCAACGGCCAGGACCTTAACGGGTTCATCATGGAGCGCGTGGCGGAGTCCGACGCCGGACACACCCTGGTGCCGCTGGCGAAAATCGTCTCCCCGGTGCCTGTCCTCACGCCCGCTGTCAGGGAACTCGCCACATCAGTGGCGGCGCGCTACGCGGGAACAGTCAGCGACGTTCTTCGCGTCGCTGTCCCGCCCCGCGTGGCCCGGCTGGAAAAGGAGTTTGCTGCCACCGAGCAAAATGGTGCCGCGGACCCGGTTGATGCTGCGCAGCCGGTTGATACCGCAGGAGCTGCCCCGGGTTCGGATCAGCCTTCCGGGTCCGGGACGGACCGGTTTGCGGCGAGTGCCTGGGCCTCCTACCGCAACGGACTGCCGTTCCTGCGCCACCTTGCCGGCGGCGGCTCCCCCCGTGCGGTGCTGAACCCGCTTAAGGGATTTGGTGCAGGGGGGTGGCCGGACCTGCTGGCGGAGGCGGTCGCCGCTGCCTACGCCGCGGGCCGGGGCGCTGTGGTGGTGGTCCCGGACTACCGCGACCTCGACCGGCTTGAGGATGCCTTACGGACCCTGGTGCCGGAGAACGCGGTAGCACGGTTGACGGCCGACGACGGTCCCACCCCGCGGTACCGGAGCTTCCTGAATCTTTTGGCCGGGACCGCGCGGGTGGCCATCGGTACCAGGTCAGCAGCCTTTGCGCCCGTCAAGGACCTGGGCCTGGTGGCCTGTTGGGACGACGGCGACGACCTCCACATCGAGCAACGCGCCCCTTACGCGCACGCCCGCGAGGTCCTGCTCCTGCGCGCTGAGCAGGAAGGCACCGCCTGCCTCCTTGCAGGGCATGCCCGCAGCACCGAAAGCCAGCGGCTGGTGGAAGCAGGCTGGGCGCTGGCCGTAGAGGCGGACCGCCCCGAGGTTCGGCGGACGGTTCCGCGGGTGGTGAATACGGCGGACAGCTTTGAACAGGAGCGGGACCCGCTTGCGAGGATCGCCCGCCTTCCGGGCGCTGCCTGGCGTGCAGCCAAGGAAGGGCTGGAACGCGGACCGGTCCTTGTCCAGGTTGCCCGGGCGGGTTATGCGCCGTCGTTGGCCTGTGAAACCTGCCGTGAGCCGGCGCGCTGCGGCACCTGCCAGGGACCGTTGGCGGTTGCGGGCGCCAGCGGTACTTCAGCCATGCCCCAGTGCCGGTGGTGCTCCACGCCAGCGCCGGACTGGCATTGCGGGCACTGCGGAGGCCGGCGGCTGCGCAAGGGAGCCACCGGGGCCATCAGGACCGCCGAGGAACTCGGCCGCGCCTTCCCGGGGAAAACCGTCATTACATCTTCCGGCGACCATGTAAAAGCGGCAGTCGGTCCGGGCAAGGCACTGGTGGTCGCGACTGTGGGAGCCGAACCGGTGGCCCCGGGCGGATACGCTGCTGCGTTGCTGCTGGACGGCGATTCCTTGCTGCGGCGCGAAACTTTGCGGGCCGGCGAGGACACTGTCCGGCGGTGGTTCAACGCCGCTGTACTGGTCCGACCTGCCCAGGACGGCGGCGTGGTGGTGGTCACGGCCGCGGACACGGCTGCAGTCGGCGCCCTGCTTCGCTGGGATCCTGCCGGATATGCGCACAGGGAACTCTCCCTGCGGTCGGAGCTGCAGCTTCCCCCGGCGGTCCGCATCGCGTCGGCTACAGGGCCGAGGGCCGCTGTCGAGCAGTACACAGCCGCCGTGGCGGCGGAGCTTGGCTCCGCGGGAATCGCCCTTCGGACCGCCGGGCCGGCACCCGTGGTGCTCCACGGGCCGCCCTCCTCCCGCCGCTCGGTGGAGGATGTGCGCACCCTGCTCTTTTTCCCGTATGGCCAGGCAGCCACCGTGACCCGCGTGCTGCGGGTCGCCCGGGCGGCTGCAGCGGCGAAGCGATCCGCTGAACCTTTCCAGCTCCGGCTGGACGGCGTTGACGTGCTCTAG
- the metK gene encoding methionine adenosyltransferase, whose product MTLPLHLPQTSGAMPPALRLFTSESVTEGHPDKICDQISDAILDALLAADPESRVAVETMATTGLVHVAGEVTTDAYVEIPQIVRETILGIGYDSSANGFDGARCGVSVSIGQQSNDIAGGVFNSLEAREGRQEDDYDLQGAGDQGLMFGYASDETPSYMPLPIWLAHRLSERLTEVRKSGQLAYLRPDGKTQVTVGYDKDVPVSVETVVISSQHAEGASLNQLRADLASIVIEPVLAGANLDLSRVRNILNPAGEFVIGGPVGDAGLTGRKIIVDTYGGMARHGGGAFSGKDPSKVDRSAAYAMRWVAKNVVAAGLAKRAEIQIAYAIGQARPVGTYVETFGTETVDPARISAAIAEIFDLRPRAIIDALDLKRPIYAKTAAHGHFGRDEPDFTWERLDRVDDLKAFFNA is encoded by the coding sequence GTGACTTTACCGCTGCACCTTCCCCAGACTTCCGGGGCCATGCCTCCCGCGCTCAGGCTCTTCACTTCCGAGTCGGTTACCGAGGGACACCCGGACAAGATCTGCGACCAGATCAGTGACGCCATCCTGGACGCACTGCTGGCCGCCGACCCCGAATCCCGGGTGGCGGTGGAGACGATGGCCACCACAGGCCTGGTCCACGTTGCTGGCGAAGTCACCACCGATGCCTACGTGGAGATTCCCCAGATCGTGCGTGAAACCATCCTGGGCATCGGCTATGACTCCTCGGCCAACGGATTCGACGGCGCCCGCTGCGGCGTGTCCGTGTCCATCGGCCAGCAGTCCAACGACATCGCCGGCGGCGTGTTCAACTCGCTGGAGGCCCGTGAAGGGCGCCAGGAAGACGATTACGACCTTCAGGGCGCCGGCGACCAGGGCCTCATGTTCGGCTACGCCAGCGACGAAACCCCCTCCTACATGCCCCTGCCCATCTGGCTGGCACACCGGTTGTCCGAGCGCCTCACCGAAGTGCGCAAGTCGGGCCAGTTGGCCTACCTGCGTCCGGACGGCAAGACCCAGGTGACTGTCGGATACGACAAAGACGTTCCGGTCTCGGTGGAAACCGTGGTTATCTCAAGCCAGCACGCCGAAGGTGCAAGCCTGAACCAGCTCCGGGCCGACCTCGCGTCGATCGTCATCGAACCGGTCCTCGCAGGCGCCAACCTGGACCTGTCCCGGGTGCGAAATATCCTCAACCCGGCCGGTGAGTTCGTCATTGGCGGACCCGTGGGCGACGCCGGCCTCACCGGCCGCAAGATCATCGTTGACACGTATGGCGGCATGGCCCGGCACGGCGGCGGCGCCTTCTCCGGCAAGGACCCGTCCAAGGTGGACCGTTCGGCTGCTTACGCCATGCGGTGGGTTGCCAAGAACGTGGTGGCGGCAGGACTCGCCAAACGCGCCGAGATCCAGATTGCGTACGCCATTGGCCAGGCCCGTCCGGTTGGCACCTACGTGGAAACCTTCGGTACCGAAACCGTTGATCCTGCCCGGATCAGTGCCGCCATCGCGGAGATTTTCGACCTGCGCCCCCGCGCCATCATCGATGCGCTGGACCTGAAGCGCCCCATCTATGCCAAGACGGCGGCACACGGCCATTTTGGCCGCGATGAGCCGGACTTTACTTGGGAGCGGCTGGACCGAGTTGATGATTTGAAGGCGTTTTTCAACGCCTAA
- the coaBC gene encoding bifunctional phosphopantothenoylcysteine decarboxylase/phosphopantothenate--cysteine ligase CoaBC, which produces MRIVLGVGGGIAAYKVASLLRLFTEAGHNVTVIPTEASTRFVGTATWEALSGNPVSNSVFDDVHQVNHVRLGHEADLVVVAPATADLLAKAATGQAGDLLTNTLLMAHGPVLFAPAMHTEMWQHAATRANVETLRGRGAAVLEPATGRLTGADSGPGRLPEPEAIFAAAMALVEGQQDFQLPLAGRTVTISAGGTREPLDPVRFLGNRSSGKQGVALAVAARNAGATVRLLAAHMEVPPPAGVEVVQVETALQLREAALAAAAVSDVVIMSAAVADFRPAEVSDTKIKKRDGHADPVIALVRNPDILQELVELRNSTARGEGHQLIVGFAAETGDSDGDVLAHAEAKLQRKGCDLLVVNHVGTDKVFGQDTNSVVILARSGSEPQEASGTKTEVSAAIISRIAFELNAVSPRA; this is translated from the coding sequence GTGCGCATAGTCCTCGGAGTCGGGGGAGGGATTGCCGCCTACAAGGTGGCGTCGCTCCTCCGGCTTTTTACTGAAGCCGGGCACAACGTGACCGTGATTCCCACGGAGGCATCCACACGGTTTGTGGGCACCGCCACCTGGGAGGCACTGTCCGGGAATCCGGTCAGCAACAGCGTCTTCGACGACGTCCACCAGGTCAACCACGTGCGCCTCGGCCACGAGGCGGACCTCGTGGTCGTCGCTCCGGCCACGGCAGACCTCCTGGCGAAGGCTGCCACCGGACAGGCCGGAGACCTCCTGACCAACACACTGCTGATGGCTCACGGACCGGTGCTGTTCGCCCCCGCAATGCACACCGAAATGTGGCAGCACGCGGCAACCCGCGCCAACGTCGAAACCCTCCGCGGGCGCGGGGCCGCGGTCCTGGAGCCGGCCACCGGACGGCTCACGGGCGCAGATTCAGGGCCCGGCCGGCTCCCCGAGCCGGAAGCCATTTTTGCCGCAGCCATGGCCCTGGTGGAGGGGCAGCAGGACTTCCAGCTCCCGCTGGCCGGCCGCACCGTCACCATCAGCGCGGGCGGCACCCGCGAGCCGCTGGACCCGGTGCGGTTCCTCGGCAACAGGTCCTCGGGCAAGCAGGGCGTCGCCCTGGCCGTAGCCGCCCGGAATGCAGGAGCAACCGTCCGGCTGCTCGCAGCCCATATGGAAGTCCCGCCGCCGGCAGGCGTCGAGGTTGTCCAGGTGGAGACCGCCCTGCAATTGCGGGAGGCGGCGCTGGCAGCGGCAGCTGTTTCCGACGTCGTTATCATGTCCGCGGCAGTGGCGGACTTCCGCCCCGCGGAGGTCTCGGACACCAAGATCAAGAAGCGTGACGGCCATGCCGATCCGGTCATCGCGCTGGTCCGCAACCCGGACATCCTGCAGGAGCTCGTGGAACTGCGCAACAGCACCGCCCGGGGGGAGGGACACCAGCTGATTGTCGGCTTCGCCGCGGAAACCGGAGACAGCGACGGCGATGTCCTGGCGCACGCCGAAGCGAAGCTGCAGCGCAAGGGCTGCGACCTGCTGGTGGTCAACCATGTGGGGACGGACAAAGTGTTTGGCCAGGACACCAATTCGGTTGTCATCCTGGCCCGCTCCGGCTCCGAACCACAGGAGGCGTCCGGAACCAAGACCGAGGTATCGGCGGCCATCATCAGCCGGATAGCCTTTGAACTGAATGCCGTTTCGCCCCGCGCCTGA
- the rpoZ gene encoding DNA-directed RNA polymerase subunit omega: MSTNLEGIINPPIDSLLEAADSKYGLVIFGAKRARQINAYYAQLHEGLFEYVGPLVDTKLNEKSLSIALREINEGKLVSTPIQPAD, from the coding sequence GTGTCCACGAACCTTGAAGGCATCATCAACCCGCCGATCGACTCGCTGCTCGAAGCGGCAGATTCCAAGTACGGCCTGGTGATCTTCGGTGCCAAGCGTGCTCGTCAGATCAACGCTTACTACGCCCAGCTGCACGAGGGCCTTTTCGAGTACGTCGGCCCGCTGGTTGACACCAAGCTGAACGAGAAGTCCCTCTCGATCGCGCTCCGCGAGATCAACGAAGGCAAGCTGGTCTCCACGCCGATCCAGCCTGCAGACTAA
- the gmk gene encoding guanylate kinase, with translation MSKKPGLTVLAGPTAVGKGTVSTYIRDNYPEVWLSVSATTRAPRPGEQDGVHYFFKSKEEFEKLIVEGELLEWAVVHGQNTYGTLKSTVNQAIAEGRSVLLEIDLQGARQVKAAVPDAQFVFLAPPSWDEMVRRLVGRGTETPEEQQRRLETAKLELAAEPEFDHTVINDDVRRAADELVSLMGLTPHPHGLPEPSTR, from the coding sequence GTGAGCAAGAAACCCGGACTGACAGTCCTCGCTGGTCCGACGGCTGTTGGCAAAGGCACCGTGTCCACCTATATCCGGGACAACTATCCCGAGGTCTGGCTGTCGGTATCCGCCACCACCCGTGCACCCCGCCCCGGCGAGCAGGACGGGGTCCACTACTTTTTCAAGTCCAAGGAAGAGTTCGAAAAACTCATCGTCGAGGGCGAACTCCTGGAATGGGCAGTGGTCCACGGCCAAAACACCTATGGGACCCTGAAGAGCACGGTGAACCAGGCCATCGCCGAGGGCCGGTCCGTGCTCCTGGAAATCGACCTGCAGGGTGCGCGGCAGGTGAAGGCCGCTGTCCCGGACGCCCAGTTCGTGTTCCTTGCCCCGCCCAGCTGGGACGAAATGGTCCGCCGCCTGGTGGGCCGGGGCACCGAAACCCCCGAGGAACAGCAGCGGCGCCTGGAAACCGCTAAACTGGAACTTGCTGCTGAACCGGAGTTCGACCATACCGTCATCAATGACGACGTTCGCCGGGCAGCGGACGAGCTAGTTTCACTCATGGGGCTGACCCCGCATCCGCACGGTTTGCCGGAACCGTCAACCCGCTAG
- the mihF gene encoding integration host factor, actinobacterial type: MVLRPLSASERADALNKAAAARATRAAAKESLKNGKRSCADIIDSAQQDDALARMRVSELLEALPGIGKVRAAAIMGQLGIAASRRVRGLGVHQRRALVDFIDEN, from the coding sequence ATGGTCCTGCGACCGTTATCCGCGTCGGAACGGGCTGACGCCCTGAACAAGGCAGCAGCAGCCAGGGCCACCCGCGCGGCGGCCAAGGAAAGCCTGAAGAACGGCAAGAGGTCCTGCGCGGACATCATCGACTCCGCGCAGCAGGACGATGCACTGGCGCGGATGAGGGTTTCCGAACTGCTGGAGGCACTTCCGGGCATCGGAAAGGTCCGCGCCGCGGCGATCATGGGCCAGTTGGGAATCGCCGCTTCCCGCAGGGTCCGTGGCCTGGGCGTTCACCAGCGCCGGGCGCTGGTAGATTTTATAGACGAGAATTAG
- the pyrF gene encoding orotidine-5'-phosphate decarboxylase, whose product MPEQAPASAEVQGREPFGSRLGAAMAARGPLCVGIDPHPVLLKAWGLDDDADGLRRFSLTVLEAVGSLAAAIKPQVALYERHGSAGMAVLEELLAEARDESVLTIADAKRGDIGSTMAAYADAWLRDGSPLAADSVTLSPYLGFESLRPALDLAAETGRGVFVLALTSNPEGPSVQHVGGADSVARRIVEAAAAENRRYPGSLGSVGLVVGATVGSALAELELDLAAVRGPLLAPGLGAQGATPADLRATFGTAYPQVLGTSSRDILSAGPDLGSLRDAAQRTLDGLRSE is encoded by the coding sequence GTGCCTGAGCAGGCACCAGCGTCCGCTGAAGTGCAGGGCCGGGAGCCCTTCGGCTCCCGGCTTGGCGCAGCCATGGCCGCCCGGGGTCCGCTCTGCGTCGGCATCGATCCGCACCCAGTGCTCTTGAAGGCCTGGGGGCTGGACGACGACGCCGACGGGCTGAGGCGGTTTTCGCTGACGGTTTTGGAGGCCGTGGGTTCGCTCGCTGCCGCCATCAAGCCGCAGGTGGCGCTGTACGAGCGCCACGGCTCCGCCGGGATGGCCGTGCTGGAGGAACTCCTTGCCGAAGCGCGCGATGAGTCGGTGCTCACCATCGCGGATGCCAAGCGCGGAGACATCGGTTCCACCATGGCGGCCTATGCCGACGCCTGGCTCCGGGACGGATCCCCGCTGGCGGCTGATTCTGTGACACTGAGCCCGTACCTCGGCTTTGAGTCGCTGCGGCCAGCCCTGGACCTAGCTGCAGAGACCGGCCGCGGCGTCTTTGTCCTTGCACTGACGTCCAACCCCGAAGGCCCCTCCGTTCAGCATGTCGGGGGAGCGGATTCGGTAGCACGCCGGATTGTGGAAGCTGCCGCGGCGGAAAACCGGCGCTACCCCGGGAGCCTGGGTTCTGTGGGCCTGGTGGTGGGTGCAACCGTGGGCTCGGCTCTCGCCGAACTGGAGCTGGACCTGGCTGCGGTTCGAGGCCCGCTCTTGGCGCCGGGCCTCGGGGCGCAGGGAGCCACGCCTGCCGACCTCCGCGCCACCTTCGGTACCGCCTATCCGCAGGTCCTCGGAACATCGAGCCGGGACATCCTGTCCGCCGGGCCGGACCTGGGCAGCCTGCGGGACGCCGCGCAGCGGACACTGGACGGCCTACGCAGCGAATAG
- the carB gene encoding carbamoyl-phosphate synthase large subunit, translating into MPKRTDLKSVLVIGSGPIVIGQAAEFDYSGTQALRVLKEEGLRVILVNSNPATIMTDPEFADATYIEPITPEVVEKIIAKERPDAVLPTLGGQTALNTAIALDKNGVLEKYNVELIGANIAAIELGEDREKFKGVVERCGAESARSHIIHSMDEALKAADDLGYPMVVRPSFTMGGLGSGLAYNEEDLRRIVGQGLQYSPTSEVLLEESILGWKEYELEMMRDKNDNVVVVCSIENFDPVGVHTGDSITVAPALTLTDREYQRLRDISIAVIREVGVDTGGCNIQFAIDPATGRVVVIEMNPRVSRSSALASKATGFAIAKIATKLSLGYTLDEIPNDITQKTPASFEPTLDYVVVKVPRFAFEKFPAADNTLTTTMKSVGEAMAMGRNFTEALQKALRSLEQKGSQLDFSSVPEWEVAELIEKAKRPTTERLHQVQRALLGGATVEQLFEATKIDPWFLDQLQLLNEISREIGQAGALTADMLKRAKRHGFSDEQIGSLTHNSEAVVRGVRQALGIRPVYKTVDTCAAEFAAYTPYHYSAYDEEDEVALHSKPSILILGSGPNRIGQGIEFDYSCVHASMALRKAGYETVMVNCNPETVSTDYDISTRLYFEPLTLEDVLEVIAAEERTGGVMGVFVQLGGQTPLKLAQQLADAGVPILGTSPEAIDLAEHRGAFSRVLDKAGLISPKNGTAVSFEDAKKIADEIGYPVLVRPSYVLGGRGMEIVYDEANLSRYIANATEITPDHPVLIDRFLEDAVEIDVDALFDGTDIYVGGIMEHIEEAGIHSGDSACVLPPITLGTNVLERVRTATRAIAEGVGVRGLINIQFALASDVLYVLEANPRASRTVPFVSKATGVQMAKAAALIGTGVTINQLRSAYKMLPETGDGSTLPLDAPVSVKEAVLPFSRFRTLEGKVVDSLLGPEMRSTGEVMGIDKHFDTAFAKSQAAANNALPTEGKIFVSVANRDKRSVIMGVKRLSDLGFEIVSTGGTADVLRRNGIQATPVRKVAEGSSAEGEGTIADLVIAGEIDMVFNTPSGGEARSDGYELRAAATSIGIPCITTVAEFNAAVQAIEAMRTYEWSVTSLQEHAAALAESQKAALQRA; encoded by the coding sequence ATGCCGAAACGTACAGATCTCAAGAGCGTCCTCGTCATTGGTTCCGGCCCGATCGTCATCGGCCAGGCCGCCGAGTTCGACTACTCCGGCACGCAGGCGCTGCGCGTCCTGAAGGAGGAAGGCCTGCGGGTCATCCTGGTCAACTCCAACCCGGCCACCATCATGACGGACCCCGAGTTCGCCGATGCCACCTACATCGAGCCCATCACCCCCGAGGTGGTGGAGAAGATCATCGCCAAGGAACGCCCCGACGCCGTGCTGCCCACGCTCGGCGGGCAGACCGCGCTGAACACCGCCATCGCGCTGGACAAGAACGGTGTGCTGGAGAAGTACAACGTGGAACTGATCGGCGCGAACATCGCCGCCATCGAGCTTGGCGAGGACCGCGAGAAGTTCAAGGGCGTCGTGGAGCGCTGCGGCGCCGAGTCCGCCCGCAGCCACATCATCCACAGCATGGATGAGGCCCTGAAGGCCGCGGACGACCTCGGTTACCCGATGGTGGTCCGACCGTCCTTCACCATGGGCGGCCTGGGCTCGGGCCTTGCCTACAACGAGGAAGACCTCCGCCGCATCGTGGGCCAGGGCCTGCAGTACAGCCCCACCAGCGAGGTGCTGCTCGAAGAGAGCATCCTCGGCTGGAAGGAATACGAGCTCGAGATGATGCGCGACAAGAACGACAACGTCGTGGTGGTCTGCTCCATTGAAAACTTCGACCCCGTAGGAGTCCACACCGGCGACTCCATCACGGTGGCGCCGGCCCTCACCCTCACGGACCGTGAATACCAGCGGCTGCGCGACATCTCCATCGCCGTCATCCGCGAAGTGGGCGTGGACACAGGCGGCTGCAACATCCAGTTCGCCATCGACCCCGCCACCGGCCGCGTGGTGGTCATCGAGATGAACCCCCGGGTGTCCCGGTCCTCGGCGCTGGCGTCCAAGGCCACGGGGTTTGCGATTGCCAAGATCGCCACCAAGCTTTCCCTGGGCTACACGCTGGATGAGATCCCCAACGACATCACCCAGAAGACCCCGGCGTCCTTCGAGCCCACGCTCGACTACGTAGTGGTCAAGGTCCCGCGGTTCGCGTTCGAGAAGTTCCCGGCGGCGGACAACACCCTCACCACCACCATGAAGTCCGTGGGCGAGGCCATGGCCATGGGCCGCAACTTCACCGAAGCCCTGCAGAAGGCGCTCCGCTCCCTGGAGCAGAAGGGCTCGCAGCTGGACTTCAGCTCGGTCCCGGAATGGGAAGTCGCCGAGCTCATCGAAAAGGCAAAGCGCCCGACGACGGAGCGGCTGCACCAGGTGCAGCGCGCCCTCCTGGGCGGTGCCACCGTGGAGCAGCTCTTCGAGGCCACCAAGATCGACCCCTGGTTCCTCGACCAGCTCCAGCTCCTCAACGAGATCTCCCGCGAGATCGGCCAGGCCGGTGCGCTGACGGCTGACATGCTCAAGCGGGCTAAGCGCCACGGCTTCTCCGACGAGCAGATCGGCTCCCTCACCCACAATTCGGAGGCCGTGGTCCGCGGAGTGCGCCAGGCCCTGGGTATCCGCCCCGTCTACAAGACCGTGGACACCTGCGCCGCCGAGTTCGCCGCATACACGCCCTACCACTACTCTGCCTACGACGAGGAGGACGAGGTTGCGCTGCACTCCAAGCCGTCCATCCTGATCCTCGGCTCCGGGCCCAACCGCATCGGCCAGGGCATCGAGTTCGACTACTCCTGCGTCCACGCCTCCATGGCGCTGCGCAAGGCCGGCTACGAGACCGTCATGGTCAACTGCAACCCGGAAACCGTCTCCACCGACTACGACATCTCCACCCGCCTGTACTTCGAGCCGCTCACGCTCGAGGACGTGCTGGAGGTCATCGCTGCCGAGGAACGTACCGGCGGCGTGATGGGCGTCTTCGTCCAGCTCGGGGGCCAGACCCCCCTCAAGCTGGCGCAGCAGCTGGCCGACGCCGGCGTCCCCATCCTTGGCACCTCCCCGGAGGCCATCGACCTCGCCGAGCACCGCGGCGCCTTCTCCCGGGTCCTGGACAAGGCGGGCCTGATTTCCCCGAAGAACGGCACGGCCGTCTCCTTCGAGGACGCCAAGAAGATCGCCGATGAGATCGGCTACCCGGTCCTGGTCCGCCCGTCCTACGTGCTGGGCGGCCGGGGCATGGAGATCGTCTACGACGAAGCCAACCTGTCCCGCTACATCGCCAACGCCACCGAAATCACCCCGGACCACCCGGTGCTGATCGACCGCTTCCTGGAGGACGCCGTCGAAATCGACGTCGACGCACTCTTCGACGGCACGGACATCTATGTGGGCGGCATCATGGAGCACATCGAGGAAGCCGGTATCCACTCCGGCGACTCCGCGTGCGTCCTGCCGCCCATCACCCTGGGCACCAATGTCCTTGAACGGGTCCGCACGGCAACCCGCGCCATCGCCGAAGGCGTAGGCGTCCGCGGCCTGATCAACATCCAGTTCGCCCTCGCCTCGGATGTCCTGTACGTCCTGGAAGCCAACCCTCGTGCTTCCCGCACCGTGCCGTTCGTCTCCAAGGCCACCGGAGTGCAGATGGCCAAGGCCGCCGCCCTGATAGGCACCGGCGTGACCATCAACCAGCTCCGCAGCGCCTATAAGATGCTGCCCGAGACCGGTGACGGATCCACCCTGCCCCTGGATGCCCCCGTCTCCGTCAAGGAGGCAGTCCTGCCGTTCAGCCGCTTCCGTACGCTGGAAGGCAAGGTTGTGGACTCGCTGCTCGGCCCGGAAATGCGCTCCACCGGCGAGGTGATGGGCATCGACAAGCACTTTGACACCGCCTTCGCGAAGAGCCAGGCCGCCGCCAACAACGCGCTGCCCACCGAAGGCAAGATCTTTGTCTCCGTGGCCAACCGGGACAAGCGCTCGGTGATCATGGGCGTCAAGCGGCTTTCCGACCTCGGTTTCGAGATCGTCTCCACTGGCGGCACTGCCGACGTCCTGCGCCGCAACGGCATCCAGGCCACGCCGGTCCGCAAGGTCGCAGAAGGCAGCAGCGCCGAGGGCGAAGGCACCATCGCCGACCTCGTGATCGCGGGTGAGATCGACATGGTCTTCAACACACCGTCCGGCGGCGAGGCCCGCAGCGACGGCTACGAACTCCGTGCGGCGGCCACATCCATCGGCATCCCCTGCATCACCACGGTGGCCGAATTCAACGCCGCGGTGCAGGCCATCGAGGCCATGCGGACCTACGAATGGTCCGTCACCAGCCTGCAGGAGCACGCTGCTGCCCTGGCGGAGTCCCAGAAGGCGGCGCTTCAGCGTGCCTGA